In the genome of Paenibacillus sp. FSL R5-0766, one region contains:
- a CDS encoding S-layer homology domain-containing protein, with protein MKKQIEGHGKKKKRNVWIVGLLTTAVLAGTLLPVGPVHLTSTANAASGTSDTALSKFKDIKGHWAQATIAKAYEKNLISGYQDGTFRPNGKITRGEYATILARATGLEKVEGQNLFADLKGHWSEAAVSQLVGQGFINAGDYAKGFNPNAELTRYEMMKWIANGLIKSGASFQDAFNDTKNTLLPTPEVNRGTIRAEQIPYLALVRGTGIVGGFQDGTLKPADSTTRAEVSAILLRYMDVEGTDAGKYSDLNEMREVGTTGTNLMTVSNYKYIKGNFGNIVNTEYTLKNNVGVVRYHRFIVVDTRGTKPKGLYATLFVDQNNLTRAQKGRFSTYAEITFTSKLDKSNLLTIARANDNIAIPIQRLFNVSYLKEKGFITLPDDSNAMLKQGVSTKFWSSHTLDPVKGGYMLKNDAGKEVQIYQ; from the coding sequence TTGAAGAAGCAGATTGAAGGTCACGGGAAGAAGAAAAAACGGAACGTGTGGATCGTCGGGTTGTTAACGACAGCTGTATTGGCAGGAACACTATTGCCCGTTGGCCCCGTACATTTGACGTCAACAGCGAATGCTGCATCGGGAACAAGTGATACTGCTCTTAGCAAGTTCAAGGATATCAAGGGCCATTGGGCTCAAGCAACGATTGCCAAAGCGTATGAAAAAAACTTGATCTCTGGTTACCAGGATGGAACGTTCCGTCCCAATGGCAAAATCACGCGTGGGGAATATGCGACCATACTTGCCCGTGCGACTGGACTAGAGAAGGTAGAGGGGCAGAATCTCTTTGCTGATCTCAAGGGACATTGGTCTGAAGCCGCGGTTAGCCAACTTGTCGGACAAGGATTCATTAACGCTGGCGATTATGCCAAAGGGTTCAATCCGAATGCGGAACTGACACGTTATGAGATGATGAAATGGATTGCCAATGGACTGATCAAGTCCGGAGCCAGCTTCCAGGATGCTTTTAACGATACAAAAAATACGCTGCTCCCCACACCGGAAGTGAACCGCGGCACCATTCGTGCCGAGCAGATTCCGTATCTTGCTCTCGTTCGTGGGACAGGCATTGTAGGTGGCTTCCAAGATGGCACATTAAAACCTGCGGATTCCACCACTCGTGCAGAAGTATCGGCCATTTTGCTGCGTTATATGGATGTGGAGGGCACGGATGCGGGGAAGTACAGTGATCTGAATGAGATGAGAGAGGTTGGCACGACAGGGACGAATTTAATGACAGTATCAAATTACAAATATATTAAAGGTAACTTCGGAAATATAGTTAACACAGAGTACACGTTGAAAAATAATGTGGGAGTCGTAAGGTACCATAGATTTATCGTAGTGGATACCCGAGGGACTAAGCCCAAGGGACTGTACGCCACGTTATTTGTAGATCAAAATAACTTGACTAGGGCACAAAAGGGACGCTTCTCTACCTACGCTGAGATAACGTTTACTTCAAAACTTGATAAGTCAAATCTTTTAACTATTGCTAGAGCGAATGATAATATAGCTATTCCAATTCAACGATTATTTAACGTGAGCTATTTGAAAGAAAAAGGGTTTATTACTTTACCAGACGATTCAAACGCAATGTTGAAGCAAGGGGTATCTACCAAATTTTGGTCATCGCATACTCTGGATCCTGTAAAGGGAGGATATATGTTGAAGAATGATGCTGGTAAAGAAGTTCAAATCTATCAATAG
- a CDS encoding 50S ribosomal protein L25, translated as MKSNGKMAQLTATPRTEKKGAALRLLRQGGRVPAVVYGPGLEGASIHVDEKEMLKVARTGRSEMFNLNVEGGKTVPVLIKDQQERNGRLLHVDFLQISKNKPISVSVSIDFQGTAAGSKAGGVFQTQETQLEVEGLPADLPTSIEVDVSGLDIGDRLTAADIKLDKGLTLITSPESIIASVMPPQAAEEEPTASAEEAEPAAEEKATEE; from the coding sequence ATGAAATCCAACGGAAAAATGGCTCAACTTACAGCAACGCCAAGAACGGAAAAGAAAGGTGCAGCACTGCGCCTGTTAAGACAAGGCGGACGAGTTCCTGCAGTCGTTTACGGCCCGGGACTTGAAGGTGCTTCAATACATGTAGATGAAAAAGAAATGCTGAAAGTGGCGCGCACAGGCCGCTCCGAAATGTTCAACCTGAATGTGGAGGGCGGTAAAACGGTTCCGGTGCTGATCAAGGATCAGCAAGAGCGTAACGGACGTTTGCTGCATGTAGATTTTTTGCAAATTTCCAAGAACAAGCCGATCAGTGTAAGTGTATCGATCGACTTCCAGGGTACAGCAGCCGGCTCGAAAGCTGGCGGTGTATTCCAGACACAGGAGACACAGCTGGAAGTAGAAGGGTTGCCTGCGGATCTGCCAACGTCCATTGAGGTGGATGTTAGCGGCTTGGATATTGGTGATCGCTTGACTGCTGCGGATATCAAACTGGATAAAGGTTTGACACTCATAACATCACCTGAGTCCATCATCGCTTCCGTCATGCCGCCACAAGCCGCTGAGGAAGAGCCAACGGCTTCTGCTGAGGAAGCTGAACCGGCAGCTGAAGAAAAAGCTACAGAAGAATAA
- a CDS encoding transcriptional regulator, which yields MTEKLIRLLRILQAIQANPGISAKELALKCGTTVRTIYRDLRILDRVAPIMNEGYGKGYRFIGEFAMYPLDFTEQEAMVFSLLPSVVDTSKLPAEFDSAFDKVMSAHTKLKSRNSDIVENIAGIIRMGTPAYREEGKDPNLLIPIIESILSQQTIRTQYHTLTRNEITVRDIDPYYLIPRDQRFYLIGYCHLLQKVRLFRISRFLDVTRTNAGFDKGDFNITQYMKNTWSIDRGDENIHFKVRFSEKVAPYIKEEEMFVRPRMTNMSDGGLLFEVTLNSSREFLKWLYQFGPEAEVLEPREFRREIRRQLVEWLEHYETDVSL from the coding sequence ATGACAGAGAAATTAATTCGTCTGCTGCGTATACTTCAGGCTATACAAGCAAATCCTGGAATTTCGGCCAAGGAATTGGCGCTGAAATGCGGTACGACTGTACGCACGATTTATCGTGATCTCCGGATTTTGGATAGGGTCGCCCCAATTATGAATGAAGGATACGGCAAAGGTTACCGATTTATTGGTGAGTTTGCGATGTATCCATTAGATTTTACTGAACAGGAAGCAATGGTCTTCTCCTTGCTGCCGTCCGTAGTTGATACCTCCAAGTTACCTGCTGAGTTTGATTCAGCTTTTGACAAGGTCATGTCGGCTCATACCAAATTAAAATCAAGAAACAGTGACATTGTAGAGAATATTGCGGGAATTATTCGGATGGGCACGCCAGCTTATCGTGAGGAAGGAAAAGACCCTAATTTGCTGATTCCCATTATCGAATCTATTCTAAGCCAGCAAACCATTCGTACTCAATATCATACGCTGACAAGAAATGAGATCACAGTCCGGGATATCGATCCCTATTATCTCATTCCACGTGATCAACGTTTTTATTTGATCGGATACTGCCATTTGCTGCAAAAAGTTCGATTGTTTCGGATCAGCCGTTTTTTGGATGTGACACGAACAAATGCCGGTTTCGACAAGGGTGATTTCAACATAACACAGTACATGAAGAACACATGGTCTATTGACCGTGGCGACGAAAATATCCATTTCAAGGTAAGATTCTCTGAGAAAGTGGCCCCCTACATAAAAGAAGAAGAGATGTTTGTTCGCCCGCGAATGACGAATATGTCGGATGGGGGATTGTTATTTGAAGTGACACTGAATAGCAGCAGAGAATTTTTGAAATGGTTGTATCAATTTGGACCCGAGGCAGAGGTACTTGAACCTCGTGAGTTTCGTAGAGAGATACGCAGGCAACTTGTCGAGTGGTTGGAACATTATGAAACCGATGTATCTTTGTGA
- a CDS encoding DUF5704 domain-containing protein — MVYHTPVSIFWEGKIHEEKEIDVTPNKTLTLGQTQQMEAKVKTKGYGATAFGEGIDVSRREAEIKWFSSDETIASIELKTGMLTAESPGTVTVRAIWNNGTYLISDTATITVTSEPGLVVNLPNACKANTTPLQAEAVLTKPDRSVHKLTAHPKLTWQSSNPAVATIGADGKITTKGIVGSTTIKAHFLDSAQQLDEQGTQVLEVKDCTDNGEGGNDGDPGGDPANTCPVTISPPSRGTVIEASVIDPSVRGVLKADERGSEKFDVTRGIPTSEDLYANVLAKEYLFQHRWINMTGTVTYTVKVKRVYHKTWTIPGRASSGEGDPGTPPEPKELDVPGDRNMQVTRTYSYWQIDNLEVYKVNEAKVSNYALGGYGDTVTLMPNAYTPPTLQSAMDTAITNHVKPAPCREIDLGIKGVPGGSAEPPTPDETSLFQSKAEAEVRENTVNNDKVTFNGATILDPAPVEKTAPRPGTIPQPGMIGDDVLYQNRLTIKNTLMNKANQPTTGEITYGLLPGNVNGGQDQKFPILGINSVTVHTPVVNYAWVSDDQPHNQKTTPDPTRAALILERPFIVRIPTSGQHLDVASYPGYGNHDYAKYFRIKQVRFPFDVYNGARSQFIPAKTWVDIPVNQLDTPFYLPVWVDEGNYQVEFRNIAENAPANFTEQQDANTNLTHHVAADTVAVEVIGRLYDFHITDISDYNWENVFRKRMGSPEPTGVSYWTGENRIDGDPRGNLAPYVLPIRPGSHPVQGFRNAAVKTGYHFKFDLKTKGNMFGKQDGIRITPTFSFVSKDGTTRQEVDLYYHRGQERLIRIGSAQDLEKRFVVLNSRLRNVPGTELGDTARYQYTYELSAEERNQGTMAEHMVRFVDQTSHHKTWVGRYDWMILPSQIRTLIGPKADIPSSVNVDRANAAIQRWYGEYSLPADVYAVPKGTDLESLARQNQLDEKATVFLRNGYIAVNFNIETLRSGNTSAPHLQYIHAPLMNQWQMEGFDNSPVDGQGKSWPMQDGDVVLYHADQSSRNDFQSQVPH; from the coding sequence ATGGTATACCACACCCCTGTTAGCATCTTCTGGGAAGGTAAGATTCACGAAGAGAAAGAAATCGATGTAACTCCAAATAAAACCCTTACCCTAGGTCAAACTCAGCAGATGGAAGCCAAGGTGAAGACAAAGGGCTATGGTGCGACAGCCTTTGGTGAGGGCATCGATGTATCCCGCAGAGAAGCAGAGATCAAATGGTTTTCTTCTGACGAGACAATTGCGAGTATAGAGTTGAAAACAGGGATGTTAACGGCCGAAAGTCCGGGCACGGTCACTGTGCGTGCAATCTGGAACAATGGTACATATCTGATCTCGGATACCGCCACCATAACAGTCACATCTGAGCCAGGACTCGTTGTGAATCTGCCGAATGCTTGTAAAGCCAATACGACACCTCTACAGGCAGAAGCAGTTCTAACCAAACCGGATCGCTCTGTTCATAAACTGACGGCTCATCCCAAATTGACGTGGCAAAGCTCGAATCCGGCTGTGGCAACGATCGGCGCTGATGGCAAAATCACGACCAAAGGGATCGTGGGTAGCACTACCATAAAAGCTCATTTTCTTGATTCTGCTCAGCAACTGGATGAACAAGGGACTCAGGTGCTTGAAGTGAAGGACTGCACGGATAATGGAGAGGGTGGTAATGATGGCGATCCGGGGGGTGACCCTGCGAACACTTGCCCTGTGACCATCAGCCCACCGAGTAGAGGCACGGTTATTGAAGCATCGGTTATAGACCCGTCTGTTCGAGGTGTGTTGAAGGCAGACGAGCGTGGATCTGAGAAGTTCGATGTTACCCGTGGTATTCCAACTTCGGAAGATCTCTATGCCAATGTTTTAGCCAAGGAATATCTGTTTCAGCACCGTTGGATTAACATGACAGGAACGGTGACTTACACCGTTAAAGTGAAAAGGGTTTATCATAAAACCTGGACGATCCCGGGAAGAGCCTCTAGTGGTGAGGGGGACCCAGGAACACCTCCTGAGCCCAAAGAACTTGATGTGCCCGGGGATAGAAATATGCAAGTAACACGGACATATAGCTATTGGCAGATCGATAACCTAGAGGTCTACAAGGTAAATGAGGCAAAGGTATCTAACTATGCACTAGGCGGTTATGGTGATACCGTGACCCTTATGCCCAATGCATATACACCACCGACTTTGCAATCGGCTATGGATACTGCGATTACCAATCATGTGAAACCTGCGCCATGTCGAGAAATTGATCTTGGCATCAAAGGGGTTCCGGGTGGTTCGGCTGAACCGCCTACGCCAGATGAAACATCATTGTTTCAATCCAAAGCTGAAGCGGAGGTTAGAGAAAATACCGTCAATAATGACAAGGTAACCTTTAATGGAGCGACGATTTTGGACCCTGCTCCCGTGGAAAAAACAGCTCCAAGACCTGGGACGATCCCCCAGCCTGGCATGATCGGAGACGATGTTCTGTACCAGAACCGGCTTACGATCAAGAACACGTTGATGAACAAAGCTAACCAGCCAACCACGGGTGAGATTACGTATGGACTTCTCCCTGGCAATGTTAACGGAGGGCAGGATCAGAAGTTCCCCATTCTGGGCATTAACTCGGTTACAGTACATACTCCAGTTGTGAACTATGCCTGGGTGTCAGATGATCAGCCTCATAATCAGAAGACTACGCCTGATCCGACCAGAGCTGCACTTATTTTAGAGCGCCCATTCATTGTACGAATCCCAACCTCAGGTCAACATTTGGATGTAGCAAGTTATCCTGGGTATGGAAACCATGATTATGCGAAATATTTCCGGATCAAACAGGTTCGTTTTCCATTCGATGTCTATAACGGTGCCAGAAGTCAGTTTATTCCGGCCAAGACATGGGTGGATATTCCGGTAAATCAGTTGGACACCCCTTTTTATCTTCCTGTATGGGTAGATGAAGGGAATTACCAGGTTGAGTTTCGAAATATCGCCGAAAATGCACCTGCAAACTTCACAGAACAACAGGATGCGAACACCAATCTGACCCATCATGTCGCAGCAGATACCGTTGCTGTAGAGGTTATCGGACGATTGTATGATTTTCACATCACTGATATTTCAGACTACAACTGGGAGAATGTGTTCCGTAAGCGGATGGGCAGCCCCGAACCAACGGGTGTAAGCTACTGGACCGGAGAAAACCGTATAGACGGAGATCCCCGAGGTAATTTGGCTCCCTATGTCCTGCCTATTCGTCCCGGCAGTCATCCGGTACAGGGGTTCCGAAATGCAGCGGTGAAGACGGGTTACCATTTCAAGTTTGATCTGAAAACCAAGGGTAATATGTTTGGGAAACAGGATGGTATCCGAATCACGCCGACGTTCTCTTTTGTGAGTAAAGATGGCACCACCCGGCAAGAAGTGGATTTATACTACCATCGAGGACAGGAACGACTCATTCGTATCGGATCGGCACAAGATTTAGAAAAACGCTTTGTTGTCCTGAACTCACGGTTGCGGAATGTCCCCGGTACTGAGTTAGGTGATACAGCGCGTTATCAGTATACCTATGAACTGTCAGCGGAGGAACGCAATCAGGGTACAATGGCGGAACATATGGTTCGTTTCGTGGATCAGACCTCGCATCATAAAACGTGGGTAGGTCGTTATGACTGGATGATTCTTCCTTCACAGATCCGTACACTCATTGGCCCAAAAGCAGATATCCCCTCCAGTGTTAATGTGGATCGAGCGAATGCAGCGATTCAGCGCTGGTATGGGGAATATAGCTTGCCAGCAGATGTATATGCTGTACCCAAAGGAACCGATCTCGAGTCGCTTGCCAGACAAAACCAGTTGGATGAGAAGGCAACGGTATTTCTGAGGAACGGTTACATTGCGGTTAACTTCAATATCGAAACATTGCGCAGTGGCAATACGAGTGCACCGCATCTGCAATATATTCATGCACCGTTGATGAATCAATGGCAAATGGAAGGTTTTGATAACAGCCCGGTAGATGGTCAGGGAAAAAGCTGGCCGATGCAAGATGGGGACGTGGTTTTGTACCACGCCGATCAATCCAGCCGGAATGATTTCCAATCCCAGGTACCGCATTAG
- the pulA gene encoding type I pullulanase translates to MPEWTSFCYEGNDLGLTYTRAASTFKLWAPTVQQVYILIFDDEGHYNDSGKVQDHENGQEHFLTRDADGIWSLNLSGDWAGHYYMYRIIHDDQRIEVVVDPYARAVTANGQRTAIIDLETTNPVDWDLDVKPAFLRPIDAVLYELHVRDFSSDPHADIPYKGKYLAFTASGLTDRAGNSIGVDHLAELGVTHVHLLPVADYQTVNELATADVGSNVRAPYNWGYDPQHYNVPEGSYATDPRDPAIRIRELKSLVQSLHRQGIRVVLDVVYNHTYSVEEGPFERIVPGYYYRYREDGTLSNGSGVGNELATERPMVRKYILDSLRYWAEEYHVDGFRFDLMALIDTETMNELTRELKEQIDPAFLIYGEPWMGGDSPLDRKTLKGTQRGQGFAVFNDHFRSAIKGDSDGSGRGFVTGAGGQEYELIRGLAGALDDFTSSPVEVVNYVTAHDNLNLWDKIATTMNLRHELGFPVWKDGQPVGGGSAESAVKAADPYRYVDADDVLNHEMVRRSLLSSGILLTSQGIPFLHSGDEMLRSKAGDHNSYRSGDAVNAITWANKSRFRPVFDYYRGLIHLRRTHPAFRMIDAEQVRNHLRIIRADGNVVAFILQNGANHDTWNQIMVIYNGTEHEQHVDLGEGDWHVVVNDHQAGTDVIETVRGTAQVERWSLMVLYDTEHAGGAEPSTVEISFPRHVYSPKETTQLRAIVRDSIGNVVEKAPVTWTSSDPDIIQIQPDGTIHALEQGEASITVHCGDITASCMLQVDYRHAERIEIVGEPVMYMTRISRFRALVLDQFGQPLQDSNIRWSSSHPELAAVSAAGIVRAMTPGVTHIIAEAGGIRATLGVTIHKQISRTVTLRYEREDQHYEGWDVWVWGTGMEDGAVRLEQVGNAAEARFRVAPGLHHLGLIIRLNEWEAKDTCGDRYVDIVPEDGDVHIIVRSGSDEMQIIRESEKTVDRDSA, encoded by the coding sequence ATGCCGGAATGGACTTCTTTTTGTTACGAAGGCAACGATCTTGGCTTAACATATACTCGTGCAGCAAGTACTTTTAAATTGTGGGCACCTACGGTACAGCAGGTATATATATTGATTTTTGACGATGAAGGGCATTACAACGATAGTGGTAAAGTACAAGATCATGAAAATGGGCAGGAACATTTCTTGACACGTGATGCGGACGGAATATGGAGTCTGAATCTCAGCGGCGATTGGGCAGGACATTATTATATGTACCGAATTATCCATGATGATCAGCGGATTGAAGTAGTTGTTGATCCTTACGCCAGAGCGGTAACGGCTAATGGGCAACGAACGGCTATTATAGATCTGGAGACCACCAATCCGGTCGATTGGGATCTGGATGTCAAACCTGCTTTTCTGCGTCCTATCGATGCCGTGTTATATGAGTTGCATGTTCGTGATTTCTCCTCGGATCCACATGCAGATATTCCGTATAAGGGAAAATATCTGGCATTCACGGCATCCGGTCTGACAGATAGAGCAGGCAATAGTATTGGCGTAGACCATCTTGCCGAACTGGGAGTCACTCATGTACATCTTCTGCCTGTGGCGGATTATCAAACGGTGAATGAACTCGCTACAGCAGATGTGGGTTCAAACGTCAGAGCACCATACAACTGGGGGTATGATCCCCAGCATTATAACGTTCCCGAAGGTTCGTATGCGACAGATCCTCGTGATCCTGCAATTCGAATCCGGGAGCTCAAATCACTCGTTCAATCGCTGCACAGACAAGGCATTCGCGTTGTACTTGATGTTGTCTATAATCACACGTATAGCGTGGAAGAGGGACCTTTTGAACGGATTGTACCAGGATATTATTACCGTTATCGGGAGGATGGCACCCTCAGCAATGGTTCTGGTGTAGGCAATGAATTGGCGACAGAACGTCCAATGGTGCGAAAATATATTTTGGATTCTCTCCGATATTGGGCAGAAGAATATCATGTGGACGGATTTCGATTTGACCTCATGGCCCTGATTGATACGGAAACGATGAATGAATTGACACGCGAATTGAAGGAACAGATCGATCCGGCGTTTCTGATCTATGGGGAACCCTGGATGGGTGGAGATTCACCTTTGGACCGTAAAACATTAAAAGGAACCCAGCGAGGTCAGGGGTTTGCAGTATTTAATGATCATTTTCGCAGTGCAATCAAGGGCGATAGTGATGGCAGTGGAAGAGGGTTTGTTACGGGTGCCGGAGGGCAGGAATATGAGCTTATTAGGGGATTAGCGGGAGCACTGGATGATTTCACATCTTCACCTGTGGAGGTTGTCAATTATGTAACTGCCCATGACAATCTCAATCTGTGGGATAAAATTGCGACAACAATGAACCTTAGACATGAATTAGGATTTCCCGTATGGAAGGACGGACAGCCCGTGGGTGGTGGGAGTGCTGAGTCCGCTGTAAAAGCAGCAGATCCATATCGGTATGTGGATGCAGATGATGTTTTGAATCATGAGATGGTTCGTCGCTCTTTGCTGTCTTCCGGCATTCTGCTGACTTCTCAGGGAATTCCGTTTCTGCATTCAGGGGATGAGATGCTCAGATCCAAAGCCGGTGATCATAACAGTTATCGGAGCGGGGATGCGGTGAACGCCATCACATGGGCCAACAAATCACGCTTCAGACCGGTGTTTGACTACTATCGTGGTCTTATTCATTTACGGAGAACACATCCCGCTTTTCGGATGATTGATGCTGAACAGGTTCGAAATCACCTTCGTATTATTCGTGCGGATGGGAACGTAGTTGCCTTTATACTTCAGAATGGTGCGAATCATGACACCTGGAATCAGATTATGGTCATCTATAACGGAACGGAACATGAGCAGCATGTTGACCTGGGGGAAGGGGACTGGCATGTTGTAGTCAATGATCATCAGGCAGGCACAGACGTGATCGAGACTGTTCGTGGTACTGCTCAGGTAGAACGATGGTCTTTAATGGTACTGTATGACACAGAGCATGCTGGAGGCGCTGAACCATCAACGGTGGAGATTAGTTTTCCTCGCCACGTATATAGTCCGAAGGAGACTACTCAACTGCGAGCGATCGTACGGGACAGTATTGGCAATGTGGTAGAAAAAGCTCCAGTTACCTGGACTTCTTCTGATCCGGATATTATTCAGATCCAGCCTGATGGAACAATCCATGCACTGGAACAGGGGGAAGCTTCGATTACAGTCCACTGTGGGGACATAACGGCAAGCTGTATGTTACAAGTGGATTATCGTCATGCTGAACGAATCGAAATTGTGGGCGAACCTGTCATGTACATGACTCGAATCAGTCGCTTCCGTGCCTTGGTTCTGGATCAATTTGGTCAGCCGCTTCAGGATTCGAATATACGCTGGAGCTCTTCTCATCCAGAACTTGCAGCGGTGAGTGCAGCAGGGATCGTACGTGCGATGACACCTGGAGTAACCCATATTATTGCTGAGGCTGGAGGAATTCGGGCAACGCTTGGCGTAACGATTCATAAACAGATTTCGCGAACCGTCACGCTTCGATACGAACGGGAAGACCAGCATTATGAAGGTTGGGATGTCTGGGTATGGGGCACAGGTATGGAGGACGGAGCCGTACGGCTGGAACAAGTCGGAAATGCCGCCGAAGCCCGCTTCCGCGTTGCTCCGGGTCTGCATCACCTGGGATTGATCATTCGATTAAACGAATGGGAAGCTAAAGATACGTGCGGAGACCGTTACGTGGACATTGTACCTGAAGACGGGGATGTGCACATTATTGTCCGTAGCGGATCAGACGAGATGCAGATCATTCGTGAAAGCGAAAAAACAGTGGATCGTGATAGCGCATAG
- the pulA gene encoding type I pullulanase, with the protein MIEEDKQELLISEDTYQGRDLGVTFGAQTCHFKVWSPLAVQMELLLYPPLTGGSPEEEPNQRKQQALPMQKKEQGIWVLELEGDLSSYRYMYKPTFEDGHSTHAVDPYARAVTMNGEMGVIVRLEHTHPNGWSEDIRPELTSSVDAVLYELHVRDFSIHPSSGITNKGKYMAFTETGLRDSEGNTLGIDHLVELGITHVHLLPVFDFATVDESKVDGDTSDGSNYNWGYDPLHYNVPEGSYASRADDPETRIREFKSMVLALHNKGIGVIMDVVYNHTFDTAGSSFEKLVPGYYYRQNADGTYSNGSGTGNEVATERTMVRKFIIDSVRYWAEEYHVDGFRFDLMGLIDTTTMKQLAAELHTEVSPSILLYGEPWGALDSPLGDDMTLKGTQRGAGFAVFNDNFRGVIKGDSDGMGTGFATGADGKEDELWTGVRGAIQDFTDGPSETINYVTVHDNLNLWDKVARTQGLHDTLNFLTYDEDGSIRGCQSVEEAVEKAKPYLQIDSEHILENETVRRSLLANGIVLTSQGVPLIAAGDELLRSKYGDANSHQSGDVVNAIHWEQKKLFKPVFNYYRGLIRLRREHPAFRLRTREEIEKYVRLIEKGNGLLAYELNGTAASDSWERIVVIYNAAKENRDIAVPTGTWNVIVEKGQAGVDTIRTIQDGQVHVNAISLTVMYSNS; encoded by the coding sequence ATGATTGAAGAGGATAAGCAGGAACTATTGATTTCAGAAGATACATACCAAGGAAGAGATTTAGGTGTCACATTTGGAGCACAAACCTGTCACTTCAAAGTCTGGTCGCCGTTAGCTGTTCAGATGGAACTACTTCTGTACCCACCTTTGACAGGGGGGAGCCCGGAGGAAGAGCCCAATCAACGGAAACAGCAGGCGTTACCTATGCAAAAGAAAGAACAAGGCATCTGGGTTCTGGAACTGGAGGGTGATTTAAGTAGCTACCGTTACATGTACAAGCCTACTTTCGAAGATGGACATTCAACCCATGCTGTAGATCCCTACGCACGAGCAGTGACCATGAATGGAGAAATGGGTGTAATTGTGAGACTGGAGCATACACATCCGAATGGATGGAGTGAGGATATTCGCCCGGAATTGACCAGTTCTGTAGATGCAGTCCTGTACGAACTGCATGTACGTGATTTTTCCATTCACCCATCATCTGGTATAACGAATAAAGGCAAATACATGGCTTTCACCGAGACGGGTCTGCGTGATTCGGAGGGCAACACACTGGGGATCGATCATTTGGTTGAACTCGGGATTACCCATGTGCATCTGCTGCCTGTATTTGATTTTGCGACGGTGGATGAATCCAAGGTGGATGGTGATACGTCTGATGGCTCCAACTATAACTGGGGATATGATCCGCTCCATTACAATGTCCCGGAAGGTTCCTATGCATCACGTGCAGATGATCCGGAGACACGAATTCGTGAGTTCAAATCCATGGTGCTTGCCCTTCATAACAAGGGAATAGGTGTCATTATGGATGTGGTATATAATCATACGTTTGATACGGCAGGCAGCTCTTTTGAAAAACTTGTACCAGGGTACTACTATCGTCAAAACGCCGATGGGACCTATAGCAATGGTTCAGGTACGGGCAATGAGGTGGCTACTGAACGCACCATGGTTCGTAAGTTTATCATCGACTCGGTCCGTTACTGGGCAGAGGAGTACCATGTGGACGGTTTTCGATTTGACCTGATGGGTCTGATCGACACAACTACGATGAAACAGCTTGCAGCGGAGTTGCACACCGAAGTGTCACCTTCCATATTGTTATATGGTGAACCATGGGGCGCACTGGATTCGCCGCTTGGTGATGATATGACCCTAAAAGGAACGCAACGCGGGGCGGGTTTTGCTGTGTTTAACGATAATTTTCGCGGAGTGATCAAGGGAGACAGCGATGGCATGGGTACGGGATTTGCGACGGGCGCGGACGGGAAAGAAGACGAATTGTGGACTGGCGTCCGGGGAGCCATTCAGGATTTTACGGATGGTCCATCCGAGACGATTAACTATGTAACGGTGCACGATAATCTCAACCTGTGGGACAAAGTCGCACGTACACAGGGACTCCACGATACCTTGAATTTCCTCACCTATGACGAGGATGGAAGCATTCGTGGATGCCAGAGTGTGGAAGAGGCAGTAGAGAAGGCTAAGCCTTACCTGCAGATCGATTCGGAACACATTCTGGAGAACGAGACCGTTAGGCGTAGTCTGCTTGCCAATGGTATCGTTCTAACCTCCCAGGGTGTTCCCCTGATCGCGGCTGGAGATGAGTTGCTTCGTAGCAAATATGGGGATGCCAACAGCCACCAGAGTGGAGACGTGGTCAATGCCATACACTGGGAGCAGAAGAAGCTGTTCAAGCCGGTATTTAATTATTATCGTGGGCTGATCCGTCTTCGGCGAGAACATCCAGCCTTTCGGCTTCGTACACGGGAAGAGATCGAGAAGTATGTTCGTCTAATAGAAAAAGGCAATGGGCTGCTAGCCTATGAACTGAACGGTACAGCAGCCAGCGATTCATGGGAACGTATTGTTGTCATCTATAACGCGGCAAAAGAAAACCGTGATATCGCTGTTCCCACAGGGACATGGAATGTGATTGTAGAGAAAGGACAAGCAGGCGTTGATACGATACGTACCATACAGGACGGACAGGTACATGTGAATGCGATATCCCTTACGGTGATGTACTCCAATTCCTAA